Part of the Triticum aestivum cultivar Chinese Spring chromosome 4D, IWGSC CS RefSeq v2.1, whole genome shotgun sequence genome is shown below.
GAAATGTCCCAGAACAAGAAAAAAAggtagaagaagaaaagaaaagagaaattacATCTAGCTCACTGGGTTTCTACTTGTACTAGCCCAATTGCGGGTAGCCAACTAGGGCAAACAATGAAGGATTAATACAGAGGTTCGATTATTCATTCATAATCATAACAGAAGAGAGAAAGGAGTTGAACAAAGCAACAAGACTGTGGTGCCATCGCAGGGCCTCGTTGCGCATAGATAGGAAGAATTGGCCTCTGCTGCTACCACCATCATGTTTCGACCTAGCGACGACCACTGGGAGCTTCCACCCAAGGAACACTGACCTTGAGATTCCAATCCAAGCCATCAAAGACAAGATGAACGCACCAGCACCGGCACCGCAACCGACATTGGTGGTGAGTTGACGGGTGCGCGTGGATGCTTGCGAGATTGTGCGCGCACCGACCATCTGAGCAAGCATAAACGTCTTCTGAAACGATGCTTGTCTACTTATATGGATGCTGGTACACATAAGGTTTGCTTGAAATTACTAATGTAAATAATGTCCATAAACAATTGCAAGTTCGATACACAAACATATTCCATCTTTTTGCGTTCTGCCATGACCAAATTAAAAACAAAGACTCAGCAGTACAAAAGGTGGTAATGCATCTCATAGAAATGCTTaaaaacaaaagggaaaatcaTAACGGAGAACATACATAACCAGCAGTGATACAGGTTTAACTTACAAGACTAAAACAATAGCTTAGTGATGCAACCACTAACGAAGAAATGAAAGCGGGATGAATATATTACCTATTTGACCAAAACCATGTCATCCCCAGAAGCCTTGGCAGCAACAGCTTCCAATTGTCTCCATGCCGATTCCCGTTGCTCCTCTAATTCTTTGGCTTTTTCTTCTTTCTCAATGTACTGCTGGTGGCACTCATCAAATAGATCACTATCCATGTCCAAAAACATCTTGCGCACATTTGCGGTCAGGCCATGAACAGCTTGATTCCAGTGGCTCTGTATGTTCCTCTCAAGTGCTTCAAATATTATTGGAAATATAACACCACGATTTTGGGCAATCAAGCTTACAATGTGATCATTGTTCCATAAGAACAAAGCCCGCTCAGCAACCTGCCATAAAAAAATAAACATTAACAATAAAGAAAAATATCAGATAAATGAAGTGGCCATGCATCACAGAATATACAATGCTTGTGTAATCAAACGTGGTTCTTAAACAAAATCAACAAGAAACTGCAAACAAATAGATAATGTCATGGTGTGAACTAGAGTAGCATGAAACAGACTAACGGCATGTTGAAATGGTAGGGAGCAGTTAGTTCTCTATTCGGAAGGGGTAGCTATACCATCATAACATGTATAGCAGGGGGTAATACCACTAGCACTAACTACTCCCCAAgtccgggtttattgggcccgTTAGCCAAAACTCAAAGACCAAAGCAGAATATTAAAGCTGATAACCCGTGATTTCCGAGCACACCAACAACCAATCACATTAGCTCGCAGTTAATGGAGCATGCCAGCAGCCGGTTGCCCGCTCCGCTTGTGCATTCAGCCAATCATCACACCCCTCCAGCGCTAGCCATATTAGCCTGTAATTATTGCATGCTCCTTTTTGCATGCCGAAACGTCAACCAATCAGGCGCAAGTTCAGCCGAGGGGGGCGAGGGAAATCAGACGCACACGTCAAGTGGGAAGAAAAACGGATGCAGCTAGCTTGCTCAcgggcccaataaacccggacggagggagtatttgacatGCCTTAGTCCCACATCCCAGGATATGGGGGGCTAATCTGAGGAGCACAACTGACAGAGCACAGAACAAATACCTTGCTCTGAGCAATTTTCTTTTACACATATAATCATCCAATGAAACTTATCAGATCAATATTGCTCGAAATGCCATCAAAGACAGCAGATTTGGGAATGTACCACTGCCACTTCTTGGGCAAAATTGCAATTGTGGCACGACTTTCTTTTGTCAGGGAAAGGAAGGTGTCTTGCTACCAGGGTTTTAATTATCTCGTGCACATGAACTGCTGACACCTAACCAGGATCTCTTTTTACAGGAGAAAGGGCAATCAGAAAGCATGTTATAAAGTACAAACAACTGTATCATCAAATAGGTCAAAGCCCAAAACATACTGACTAAATGTAGCAAAGAAACCTGCTTACATGTGGAGTTATCAGGAAGCAGACATATGATACATCTAATATATTTCTTTGGCCTGGTGACAGACACTCGTAATATCTATAGCTTAATAGTAAAGCTTCTTGATGGGCTTTCTCACTCTCCTCCAATTAAAAGAACTCCAAGAGAAATGGATTCAGTATTAAACTAGTATAGTCACACATCCACAAACAATGCTCATAAGGAGAAAAATATATTTGCATATGCAGATCGAAAACACATTAGTGCCAAACAAGGGTGATGAATGCAAATAGGTTATGGAATGAAAAAGACACAGTAAAGTGACATGAAAGCATACAAAGCGGCAAAGGAGCAACTGCATTCCAATTTGGCGGTTCATGGGGTCCTGGCAATGGGACCATGAACACAATTTAACTTCCCTATCAGTCGATTTTTTTGAAAAACCTGCTACAAGGCGTCCAATACATTGCAAATGGGTTGAAAAATAAAATGATGAGGAATTTCACAATTAAGAAACTATATGTATTAGCCAAATCTAGTGTATCTAGTAGTTAGCCAACGCTTGGGGAGGAAAGTGTTTGGGTTCAAACCAATTCCAGACTAGTTCCAACATGAGAGAAGTTTGAAGTTTGACCCACAAAGTCTCCATCAAAACCCACTAGCATTGCATTCTGGTGAAAATTACTGAACATAAAAGAAAATGCCCATACTCGCACAATCATTAGAAACTGAACTGCAAATCAGCATGCAATTAGTATCTCACTCTACCATAAGACCTAATAATTAGGTTCTTGACCGTTAAATCCACTGGTAAAAATATGCAAGATTGAATTAATCCTTAAGATATGCTCATCGCCGTCGTTGCAAATAGTAGACTTCTTATGATGCAGAGCTCAGTTTGGAGTAGAACAATAGTCTAAAATGGATATAATTTCAGCAGAAATTGTTGTTAAAAGATGGTAAAATTGAAGCTCGCATCCTCTNNNNNNNNNNNNNNNNNNNNNNNNNNNNNNNNNNNNNNNNNNNNNNNNNNNNNNNNNNNNNNNNNNNNNNNNNNNNNNNNNNNNNNNNNNNNNNNNNNNNNNNNNNNNNNNNNNNNNNNNNNNNNNNNNNNNNNNNNNNNNNNNNNNNNNNNNNNNNNNNNNNNNNNNNNNNNNNNNNNNNNNNNNNNNNNNNNNNNNNNNNNNNNNNNNNNNNNNNNNNNNNNNNNNNNNNNNNNNNNNNNNNNNNNNNNNNNNNNNNNNNNNNNNNNNNNNNNNNNNNNNNNNNNNNNNNNNNNNNNNNNNNNNNNNNNNNNNNNNNNNNNNNNNNNNNNNNNNNNNNNNNNNNNNNNNNNNNNNNNNNNNNNNNNNNNNNNNNNNNNNNNNNNNNNNNNCTTACATGGTACAAGCACATGTCTAGCAATAGTAATATACAAGATGGCTTGCATGCCTTATAGTTGTTCTTAACTTCTTATAAGTAATTCGCCCTTGAATAATATATGCAGGCTAATTACCAATAAAAGCAACGGTTTATAGGTGCGTACGAGTAAAGAGTCATGCAGAGCAGGTCAACTTTTAAAAATGTAACCAAGCACTATAAGGCACATTACATTAATGACAAGCCCTCACATGGACATCTACGAAATCCAAATATGAAAAAGTATTCGTTCTCTATCCACATCCATACTTCCCGCTCATCCATAAAAGCGGCACAGATCCAATTAACCTGTAAATTTCACCAACAAACTGGTCGGGATAAGCTAGATGGTGCAGATTTACATTCAAACCGGTCTTACTCTATCCTATATTTGGATATAGGAGGGTTTGTTCTGATTAACCTGTATAAACACTGCAATCCTGAAGACAGGCTATCAATCAATGTACAAAACAAATGTATTCATAATCTAATGACCAAAGTGTAGCTTGATCTACGACGCAACGCAATACTGTGCACATCTGTCTCACATAGTGGACTGGTAAAATAATTGAAAGTCGACCTCTTTTATATTTAGTTATATGCATCGTTCAAGTCAATCCATACACAACTTGACGCTAACAGCCCACAGTCATCTCTACTAATTAAACTTGAGCTAACTGAAGGTGGATCTACCATTTTATAATATCAAATGATGCGGCAAGTGCCAAAATATACAGACAATACAACTAGGGAAATTGATATACAAATACCTAGTGCATCATCCTTGTCGAGTGCAGTATTGCAATACTAGAACTTTGACTAACAAAGTAACAAACACTATTCGGTATTCACTATAAGACTTAAGAGTATATatagacacaacaacaacaacaacaacaacaaagcctttagtcccaaacaagttggggtaggctagagctgaaacccataagattttgtaaccaactcatggttctggcacatggataactAGCTTCCACGCACTTAAGAGCATATATAGATTTTCATGAAATCTGAACAAGATTCCAGACTTCCACTTGTGATATAGGCAAGAAAGTGGTCGTCGAATGATGGTGGTTGATGGTTTACTAAGAAATCAAAGGTACGAGAGACCATCAAAGGCAAATCAGGAACAAAACAAGTGATAGGCTGGCAGCTTTTGGACATGTAGGTTGTTATTCACATTTTAATATTTTTTCACAAACACTGGCAATAGCCTTTTAGTCCTACAAATGCTAATTTGTTTCACAAATACTTAGTCAAATTTGTTTTGTGCTGTAGTCATGGGTTGCTTGTTTATCTTATACGCAACAGGCCAAGAAAAAACCATGCTGACGAAAGAACTCGTTTGCACACACCACCAAAATAGTTCTGGTTCATCCTTGGCACAAAGAACATGTGCGTAGGAAGAAGATAGCCTTTCCATATCTAACTGGATGATACTCTACATTACAAAGTACAGATTAGTTTATTTCGCAAACAGACAGATGACGCACGCACACAAAATAACGGCTTTTTTCCTAGCACCACATTAAGTGCCTTATCCATACATTCCAAATGTATGTGTCCGATTAAATGGATGATACCGTACGTTACGAACTAAAAATTAGTTTATTTCACAAACAGACAGATGACGTACGCACACAAAATAACGGTTTTTTTCCTAGCACCTACACTAAGTGGCTTATCCATACATTTCCAAATGCATGTGTCCCATTTCCTCACAAAGGCGTATCTAGAAATACATGGGAGCAGATTTGCCTACATAACCATATTCTTGGGAGCACCCTAGAGAAGTATAACAGCAAGCAGATACGAGAttatcaaacaaacaaaaaaagcatacctgGAAATGGGCACTGTTAAGGCAGCGCCCTATCTGCTTAAACAGCGGCACCATGCACCGCTGGAACTCAGCAGGCTGTGTGGCCTCAAGCACTTCCTCGAGCTCCCCCAAAAACAGCACCTCCTTCTGGCAATTTATGACTGGCCAGTACTTGAGGAGACCCCTGATGACCGCATCGGCAAGTTTGTAGTCCTTCTCGACAAACTGGACAATGCAATAGGACAGCTGCTGGTGGTAGATTCCGACGGACTTGGGCTTGTGCAGCGGGATGAGCGCGCGGCTGAGGAACAGCTTGTGCTCCTCCTTCATAGGCAGGGCAAAGCCATTAATTATGCTGCCGAGAATCTCAAGGAGCTCGCCAATGCCGTTGTGGCGCTCGGTCTCAAAGATGAAGCGGTAGAACACATTATTGATGGCCTTGCGGATGAACGGGCGGTGGACCATGAACTTGCCGTAGATGCGGTGGAGCACGGTCTTGAGGTACTCGCGCTCGCGGGGGTCCTCGGAGTCGAAATGGTCGAGGAGGCGGAGCACGAAGGCATGGTCGACGTAGCGCTTGGCGACCTTGGTGTCGGTGTCAGGGGACACGACGTAGCGGAGCAGGAGCTCGTAGACGAGCTGGAGGTGGGGCCAGGCAGGGTCGAGgtagggctcctcctcgtcgtccggggTGGCATTGGGGTCGATGTTGGCGGCGGACTCGTAGAGCGCGGGGGGCAGGGGCCGGAATATGTTGGCGGagatggcggcgacgagggcctcctggacggcgtcggggaggcgagcgGGCGCGTTggcgttggcggcggcggtgggggccTGCACGTAGTCGACGAGCTCCAGCAGCGCCTGGCGCTTGGCCTCCTTCTCGCGGGGGTGCTTGAGGGAGTCGGAGAAGTCGAAGAGCGCGGCGACGAGGCGCAGCTTGCGGAGGAGCAGCCCCGGGCGGTCGCCGGCGGGCACGTCGCGGAGGAGCGGGAGCGGCTCGAGGAGCGACGGCTGCTGCGCggcgggggcgggggagggggcggcggcggcggcggcgtgcggcgaggTGGGCGAGGGCGGCACGGGCGAGGCGGAGGCGCGGGAGGCGTGGTTGACGGTGAcgggcgccgccccgccggaggaggaggacggggccgCGCCGCGGGGCTCGGCCGCCGCCGCGtcgtggccgcgcgcccccttgcGCGCCCCGCGCTTGATGATCTTGTTGAACATGGCGCCGGATTGGGAGatcggcggcgggcgggcgggcggatcGGTCGATCAATCAATCCCCTTTCGCCGGGCCTGCGTCGCCCTTCCCCTTGGCGTTGGGGGATTTGGTGGAGGGGGGNNNNNNNNNNNNNNNNNNNNNNNNNNNNNNNNNNNNNNNNNNNNNNNNNNNNNNNNNNNNNNNNNNNNNNNNNNNNNNNNNNNNNNNNNNNNNNNNNNNNNNNNNNNNNNNNNNNNNNNNNNNNNNNNNNNNNNNNNNNNNNNNNNNNNNNNNNNNNNNNNNNNNNNNNNNNNNNNNNNNNNNNNNNNNNNNNNNNNNNNNNNNNNNNNNNNNNNNNNNNNNNNNNNNNNNNNNNNNNNNNNNNNNNNNNNNNNNNNNNNNNNNNNNNNNNNNNNNNNNNNNNNNNNNNNNNNNNNNNNNNNNNNNNNNNNNNNNNNNNNNNNNNNNNNCGGCGCgcggaggaggggggagggaggcgccatggCGAATTGGGTGGTGATTTGGGGGAGGGAGGATCAAAGGGGGGAGGAAGACAGGAAGGGAGGCatgttttttttcttcctttttttctttactTCTTTTTGTATTTCCTAGAGAGGGATTTATTTGAAGAAGATATAAAAAAAATACTATTATTTACTTTGCTTGCAAGATAACTGGCAGTTCACTTGTTTCAATTCAACCCCCTCTTTACTCCAACTGTACAAAAAATATGTAAACGAAAATTATGTACAAGCCAATAATAGTAACACTGTTTTTCTTCCGCCCTTTGTCAACCGACGACGTCGGCTGGGAAGGGATGGCAAGCGAACGATTTCTTGTGACAACTTTTGCGTGGTAGGAGACGGCAAATAATATCGTGTTTTTGCCGCAAAGTTCTCTTCTTTTTAGAATTTGTCATGCGTTTATGAAGAAACTGTCAACCCCACACAACTAAACTTGTCATCCAAAACGTTCACGTCAAAAACCCTCCCAGCGAACGTTCGCCAGATATTGCAGTCTCTCTTCcctttttttcataaaaaaaaaAACTTTCTCTTCCCCTTGCAACTTTTCGCCGCCCTCATTTAATAAACTATTGTATTCCCTGTGCGAAAAAAAATCATCTGTTACATTTCATCCGATGCGTAACACAACAAATCTAATCCGTCGACCATGAAGGAAGAAGAGAGTCGTCCGGTTAACAAACGAAAAACCAGACAAGAACCGAAAGATTTTGCTTGTTCGAGCAATTCCAGCAGGCCTAGAGTGTGCATCACGACCATGCATTTTTTTTTGTCCCTAAGTTTTTAGATTTTATTATCAGATGCTCGTGATGTGCTTGCAGCACGTGAATGCGCCCCCGTTTCATGTGAACATTGGTGGCTGCAAACCTGAGCGCACATCACTTTTGCCACGGAATAACAAAAGGCGGAGTGGATTATTTGTCTGTCTGTTGTATAGCGGGGTGTGAAGAAAGGAAGACGGGGAAGAAGGTTTTGGATAAGAGAGAGGTCATGCGATGCGAGGACGCACGCACTACAGATgcggagacggcgacggcgacggcgacaggtCTCTCTCGAGACGAGGCGCCCACTGGATATGATTGCCGTGCGACGGCAACAATAGTTAAATGAGTTTTCTTCTCTTCCTCCCACCTTCGATTGCACACTACTCCCTCTTGGAGGTTCCATGTTAAATTTCTTTTTAAGTTTGACCAGGTttactcttttttttgtttttgaaacgaggcaaaaggcTCGCcgtttcattgattaagaagaggGTGAGATCGCCCGGTCAAGTGACGGAAAACCGGGCTAAGACCGGTGCAACGCAACCCACATAACATGGGCAACCTGGCTGCCGACATGGAACACTGAGCTACAAAGAAGAAAAGACATCCGCCGAGGAGTCGTCAAGCGTCATCGTCATCCCCGGTGACCGAACGGGTGACTCCGACTTCATCGACATACGCCGAGGAGACGTCAagcgccatcatcatcaccggtaACCGAACGGGCGGCTCCGCCTTCATCATAGAGCTCCAGCCTCGAAGCCAAGCCAGCGCGCAAACAGTTGTTGAGAAGCCATGGCGGCACATGCCAACGGAAGGCCACACACGCGAATAACGATGGCTCCGACTTTGACGGCGAGCTTCGCAAGGGAAATATACATGACTTTGCGCCGACCGTGCCCCGCCGCAAACGACCACCTAGTGCATGTCGTCGGCACCACCTGGACTCGCTCCATCGCGGCTCCGGCTTCAAAGCAACCAAGCAACCCACGGAAAAGAGCACCTAGGACACGCCGGCAAGATCCGATAGCCGAAGCCCGAACCGCGACCCAAGCTCCTCCGgacgccatcatcgttgccaagCAGAAATCACCGCCCCCAGAACGTCTGCCTCAGCAAACCACATGGCGAAGATACTGCAATCCACCGGTCTCCGGTTGTAACCGGCTCcaagacgatgcccccaaggaggaagaaggcctgAAGACGCCTTCATCGCCTAATCTCACGGATCTGAGGTTTCCTTCCGGAGCCAAGGCCGCAGGACGAGGGGAGGAGCATCACACATACGCTTCCAAGAAAAAGCACGACGCCCGCGGGCGTCGCCGGATCCGGCAAAAGCCGATGAAGCTCGACCACCACCAGCCCGTACCGGCCGGCGACGAACAACCACCCACCAAACACCACCAGAGCATCGAGCAACAAGGGGAGCGCCTCCAGTCAACGCCCGCACCTGCTGAGGACGTCCTGCACGACCACCAGGCCAGCAGCCGCAGCGTTGCCGAAACCTAGATGTGCCAGCCGTCAAACTCCAAACTGGCCACAGGACCCGTCGATCCACAACTCCAGTCACGCGCAGCCCCcatggccgaagccgccaccaccaaatatggggccgccgccccggcaactGCAATCCTCCGCGGCCAAAGACATCCGAGCAAGAGGAACCCAACCAGGCCCGTTGGTCCGCGTGGGCAACCCAAGATTCAGGGGCAAGGGCCCCCCGAAACTGCAGCGGCGCCGCCCCGCACGTTGCTCCGAGAGCGTCTGAGGACGGCCGAAGCCGCCGCCGGGATCGGAGCAGGAGGCCACCTAGCAGTAGCGCATGAGACGCGACGAGCCAAAGCCATGccgccaagggagccgcaccaagcCGGCATGCCTGCTGTCCAAGCAACTCCACCGGGCACTGCGCCATGCTACTACTCCGCAGGGAAGGAAGGGAGCAAAAACGTGCCCCCTGACCGCTCGCGCTGCTCGAGGAAGCCATCGTCGTGCCTGCCATCGCCACCACCTTGGACTCACTCCACCGCAGCTCCGACTTCAAAGCAACCAAGCAACCCACGGAAGAACACCTCGGACATGCCGGGGAGATCCGACTACCGAAGCCCAAGGCGCGACCCAAGCTCCTCTAAACGCCATCATTGTTGCCAAGCAGAAAGCAACGCCCCCAAAACGGCCGCCTCAGCAAACCACATGGCTAAGATGCCGCAATCCACGGCCTCCGATTGTAgccggctccgagacgatgcccccaaggaggaagaagacctgAAAACGCCTTCATCGCCCGATCCCGTGGATCTGAGGTTTCCCTTCGGAGCCAAGGCTacgggaggaggggaggagcatCACGCAGCGATGACGCTCCCAAGAAAGAGCACGACGCCCGCTGGCGTCGCCATGGTCGGATCCGACAAAAGCCGAAGGTGGGACTTCTCCCGATGAAGCTCGACTACCGGCCGACCATGAACAACCGCTCACCAAACACCACCAGAGCACCGAGGGGAGCACCACCCATTAGCGCCCGCACCTGTTGATGCCATCCTGCACGACCACCAGGCCAGCAGCGTGTGGCTGCTGGAACCTTAGATGCGCCAGCCGTCAAACTTCAAACTGGCCGCGGGATTCCTCGATTCACCACGCCCCCTGGCCGAAGCCACCACCACCAAATCCGGGGCCGCTGCCCCGACAACCGCAGTCCTTCGCGGTCGAAGACATCCGAGCAACAGGAACCCAGCCAGGCCCGTCGGTCCGAGCGCGGAACAAGATTCAGAGGCAAGGGCCCCCCGAAACTGCAGCGGCGTCGCCCCGCACCTTGCTCCGAGAGCGTCCAAGGACGACCGAAGTCGCCGCGGGGATAGGAGCAGCAGCACCTGAGACGCGACAAGCCGAAGCCATCAAGCCGCCATGCCCCCTGTCCAAGCAACTCCACCATGCACCGCACCATGTGCTGCTCCGCAAGGAGGGAGGGGAGCAGAAACGTGCCGCCTAATCGCCCGCGCTGCTCGCGGAAGCCATCGCCGCCGGGGCGTCTGAATCACAGGGAAAGAGCCGCCGAGGTTTACATTTATGTTTTACTAATGTCTGCAACATCAAATATACTTTGTATATGGCATGAAACATATTCATGGTGACTCAGTAAAACTTAAGCAAGTTTGACTTGGGACAAACGTACAACTTCAAATATGTTGAATCAGAGAGTAAGTTTGTATTCTTCGTGCTGACACTCGAGTACATTTTGCACAGGAGTTCTACTGAAAGAATGggactaaacaaaaacaaaaacttatTCTGCATTTCTAACTCATACCCAGTCAGCACAAAATGACCTAAATAACACGTGATGAAGACAAGTATGAAAGCCCATTCGTCAAATCATGATGCTCTGTCTAAAGACAACAGTCTTTGGTCACTCTTCTCGAAGTCATTCAGAAGGATTTCATAAATTCAGATCAATGAAATCATGCACAAGTTCAGAAACCACATTCAGTAGCCGACAGCCAAAACAACCAGGTCATAGCAGGCTCAGTCTGCTGGACAAACTCCAGTTGTGGTACCATTTCTGGTACAGAATAGATATTACCGTGCCATCAGATTCATCCATAGCAGAGCAGCAGGATTTCTTACCAACCACAGCAGACCAGCAGGATTTCATAAGTTCAGATCGATAATATCATGCAGAAGTACATAAACCATCATTCAGCAAAGGTAGGCAGCAGCCAGGGCATGACAGATTCACCCTCAGCACGGAAACAGTCTGCTGGGTAAACTACCAGTGCCCACGGGGAGTAACATTTGCAGTACAGAAAAGAGATAACCGTGCCGACAGAGTACTCATCAAGCATTCGGCCATGCCAAACTGGAAAGAGTTAAAACGCAAATACATAGCTCGACTGCAGCAACAGGTCACTAATAGCGGTCGTCGAAGCGTCCTCCTCCCCTGGGGCGGTCATACGGCGCAGGCCTCTCCCTGTAACCTCCTCCCTCGTAGCGAGCAGGCCCTCCGCTGCCATAGTCGGCGCCGCCTCCACGTGGACCGTCCCTGTCATAGCCACCACCGATGCCGCCCCTTGGGCCGTCCCTGTCATAGCTTGCACCGCCCCTTGGGCCACTCCTGTCATAGGCGCCACCACCACGAATTCCATCTCTCTCGTAGCTTCTCTCCCGCTCCCTGCCATAGCCACCTCCACCACCACTTGGTGCATAACGGTCTGGAGCTGCACCATACCTGTCTGCACCAAAGCGGTCACCACCAGAGGGGTACCGGTCACTGGCATAACGATCACGGCCCCCGTCATATCTGTCTCTGCTGTCAATAGGCTCACGGTACCCACCATAACGGCCACCATCATAGCGATCATCCACGTAACGGTCGCCAAACCTGTCTGATCCAGAAAAGCGGTCTCCCCTGCCACCGCCACCACTGAACTTGGAAGGAAATCGCCCAGAACGGCCGCCACCAGGGTTAGGGCAGTCACGAGCCCAGTGACCAGCACGGCCACACTCAAAGCAATTGCCAGGGGGTGGACCATCACCCTTACCACCACGATAATCCCCACggtcaccaccgccaccaccactgcTGTACCGTGTGTCATCTGTTTGCATCTTTGGCTCAGCCCTGTTCACTGAAATGGTACGACCATCTAACTCTTTGTTGTGCATGTCGTTGATAGCAGTCTCAACTGCCCTGGGATCTGAAAACGTCACGAAGCCAAAGCCACGGTGCCGGTTTGTGTGCCTCTCCAGCATGATCTGCAATAAGAAATACTCGAGAATCAGCCTACATACAGAGCAAAGCCAAATGGTAAAGCAGCTGCAAAACCTTTGAATTCAGCAATGAGTAAAGggcaaaaaaatcagtaaataatAACACGGATTCATTACCACAACACTCCCAGAGTCATAGTTTGTTTGATACTGTGGCATATAGCAGCTTATAAACACACAACAAACTGGAAATTTGCACTTTGAATTCAGCAATGAGTAAAGGGCAAAAACAATCAGTAAACAATTCATTACAGCAACATTTCAAGCCATAATTTGTTTGAAACTGGAGCATATAGGATTATATAAGAAACTGGAAACTGGAAACTGGTACTTTGAATTCAGCGACTAGTAAagggcaaaaaaaaaacagtaaataatatcATGTATTCATTACCACAACATTTCAAGTCATACTTTGTTTGAAAGTGTAGCATAAAGCAGCTGGAAAACGTGCTTTGACAAGGTAACGAAACGAATCACTACAAACAGCTGCAGGTCTATAGCAGCCAAATCTCATAGAAAGAAACATGCTTTCTCGTTTGAATGAATAACCATAAGCTTAAAAGCCAACTGAACAGCGACACAACCAAGGAAATGAAAAAGTAGTCACGATATACATGAAATAAGAATGTGTGAGGTAGACAACCATTCGTAAAAATCAGTTGTAGTCAAATTTAGGATGGTTGACAGAATTACCTTTTGAGCAGCATTGGGATTAGGTTATTCCAGAGTTTCATAATTCAACAGAACAAATCAAAACCGTCACATAGCCGAGTGTAACTGTAACTACCTTTCTGACTGAACATATCCTGAGAGAGCAAAGCTCGTTGTACTGAGAACCAGTCGGGCAAACAAACATTTGAGCAACCAAACAATGCTTGCTGCTAC
Proteins encoded:
- the LOC123095691 gene encoding serine/threonine protein phosphatase 2A 57 kDa regulatory subunit B' beta isoform, translating into MFNKIIKRGARKGARGHDAAAAEPRGAAPSSSSGGAAPVTVNHASRASASPVPPSPTSPHAAAAAAPSPAPAAQQPSLLEPLPLLRDVPAGDRPGLLLRKLRLVAALFDFSDSLKHPREKEAKRQALLELVDYVQAPTAAANANAPARLPDAVQEALVAAISANIFRPLPPALYESAANIDPNATPDDEEEPYLDPAWPHLQLVYELLLRYVVSPDTDTKVAKRYVDHAFVLRLLDHFDSEDPREREYLKTVLHRIYGKFMVHRPFIRKAINNVFYRFIFETERHNGIGELLEILGSIINGFALPMKEEHKLFLSRALIPLHKPKSVGIYHQQLSYCIVQFVEKDYKLADAVIRGLLKYWPVINCQKEVLFLGELEEVLEATQPAEFQRCMVPLFKQIGRCLNSAHFQVAERALFLWNNDHIVSLIAQNRGVIFPIIFEALERNIQSHWNQAVHGLTANVRKMFLDMDSDLFDECHQQYIEKEEKAKELEEQRESAWRQLEAVAAKASGDDMVLVK
- the LOC123095694 gene encoding glycine-rich RNA-binding protein RZ1C isoform X1, coding for MAGKEDSRIFVGGLSFHTDERKLEDAFRRFGKVVDTQIMLERHTNRHRGFGFVTFSDPRAVETAINDMHNKELDGRTISVNRAEPKMQTDDTRYSSGGGGGDRGDYRGGKGDGPPPGNCFECGRAGHWARDCPNPGGGRSGRFPSKFSGGGGRGDRFSGSDRFGDRYVDDRYDGGRYGGYREPIDSRDRYDGGRDRYASDRYPSGGDRFGADRYGAAPDRYAPSGGGGGYGRERERSYERDGIRGGGAYDRSGPRGGASYDRDGPRGGIGGGYDRDGPRGGGADYGSGGPARYEGGGYRERPAPYDRPRGGGRFDDRY
- the LOC123095694 gene encoding glycine-rich RNA-binding protein RZ1C isoform X2; protein product: MLERHTNRHRGFGFVTFSDPRAVETAINDMHNKELDGRTISVNRAEPKMQTDDTRYSSGGGGGDRGDYRGGKGDGPPPGNCFECGRAGHWARDCPNPGGGRSGRFPSKFSGGGGRGDRFSGSDRFGDRYVDDRYDGGRYGGYREPIDSRDRYDGGRDRYASDRYPSGGDRFGADRYGAAPDRYAPSGGGGGYGRERERSYERDGIRGGGAYDRSGPRGGASYDRDGPRGGIGGGYDRDGPRGGGADYGSGGPARYEGGGYRERPAPYDRPRGGGRFDDRY